Proteins co-encoded in one Lysobacter solisilvae genomic window:
- a CDS encoding right-handed parallel beta-helix repeat-containing protein gives MSTAVTSGAAIVIGTNNVTIDCNDFRIGGLAAGVSTDTIGILVNNHLNATIRNCGVRGFLEGIRIAGNASGALIEHNRLDQNTDAGITLAGTGHMVRFNRIVDTGGRPASTQTDGIASTADETQITDNTIIGMTVTENEGDVVGISSFGNASEVARNYMTGLVPDDTGEAFGISAGLSVGSSIHRNQILSFPDVNGTAILSGVDNQCSNNNHTGWDSGIVGCADAGGNFGN, from the coding sequence ATCGACTGCAACGACTTCCGCATCGGCGGGCTGGCCGCGGGCGTGTCGACCGACACCATCGGCATCCTGGTCAACAACCACCTCAACGCCACGATCCGCAACTGCGGCGTGCGCGGCTTCCTGGAAGGCATCCGTATTGCCGGCAATGCCTCGGGCGCGCTGATCGAGCACAACCGCCTGGACCAGAACACCGACGCGGGCATCACGCTGGCCGGCACCGGGCACATGGTCCGCTTCAATCGCATCGTGGATACCGGCGGACGGCCGGCGTCGACGCAGACCGACGGCATCGCCTCGACCGCCGACGAGACCCAGATCACTGACAACACCATCATCGGCATGACGGTGACCGAGAACGAAGGCGACGTGGTCGGCATTTCCTCGTTCGGCAACGCCAGCGAGGTCGCCCGCAACTACATGACCGGTCTGGTGCCCGACGATACCGGCGAGGCGTTCGGCATCTCCGCCGGTCTGAGCGTGGGCAGCTCGATCCATCGCAACCAGATCCTGTCGTTCCCCGACGTCAATGGCACGGCCATCCTGTCCGGCGTCGACAACCAGTGCAGCAACAACAACCACACCGGCTGGGACAGCGGCATCGTTGGCTGCGCGGATGCCGGCGGGAACTTCGGCAACTGA